From a region of the Chitinophaga caseinilytica genome:
- a CDS encoding dihydrofolate reductase: MISVIVAASENNVIGINNQLPWKLPDDFKFFKNTTYGFPVIMGRKTFESLGGATLKGRHNIVITRQTDYAPSGVSVVHSLADALELADQDDVKEYFVIGGMEIINQAWPQIQRIYLTRVHTTVEGDAYFPDINPMEWKRVHAQEHPADEKHAYAFTFETWERK, translated from the coding sequence ATGATTTCCGTAATAGTAGCCGCTTCTGAGAATAACGTCATCGGTATCAACAACCAGCTTCCCTGGAAACTGCCCGACGATTTCAAGTTCTTCAAAAATACCACCTACGGTTTCCCGGTCATCATGGGCCGTAAAACCTTCGAATCCCTGGGCGGCGCCACCCTCAAAGGCCGCCACAACATCGTCATCACCCGGCAAACCGATTACGCGCCCAGCGGGGTTTCCGTCGTGCATTCCCTGGCAGACGCCCTCGAGCTGGCGGACCAGGACGATGTGAAAGAATATTTCGTGATCGGCGGGATGGAAATCATCAACCAGGCCTGGCCCCAGATCCAGCGCATCTACCTCACCCGCGTCCACACCACCGTGGAGGGCGACGCGTATTTCCCCGACATCAACCCGATGGAATGGAAGCGCGTCCACGCGCAGGAACACCCGGCCGACGAAAAGCATGCCTACGCCTTCACGTTCGAAACCTGGGAACGGAAATAA
- a CDS encoding proline dehydrogenase family protein: MEQQLPLSFENTAIAFEHMSNKELKRANFLFSNIGKPWLVKFGAFATPLAFKLHLPVKGLIKSTIFNHFCGGESLEEAVHAAEALGRFGVGVALDYGVEALEGEENYDKAVPEFLRAIQYAAGKPYIPFLPIKVTGFARFSLLEKIHAGETLPADEQAEFNRVRERIRTICAAAAKAKIAVLVDAEESWVQQPVDDLTDEMMSQFNKDNVFVYNTFQLYRHDRLEYLKKSFDLAKANGYLLGAKLVRGAYMEKERKRAEELSYESPIQPNKPSADEDYNEALTFCLDRIDSLGLFIGTHNEDSCMLAARLMDEKKIPHNSPRVSFSQLYGMSDNITFNLAHAGYRVSKYLPYGPVKDVMPYLIRRAQENTSIAGQMGRELGLIRKEMKRRGL; the protein is encoded by the coding sequence ATGGAACAACAGCTACCCTTATCGTTTGAGAATACAGCCATTGCGTTCGAGCATATGTCGAACAAGGAATTGAAAAGAGCGAATTTTCTGTTCAGCAATATCGGCAAGCCCTGGCTGGTAAAATTCGGCGCCTTTGCCACACCGCTGGCCTTCAAGCTCCACCTGCCCGTGAAAGGCCTCATCAAAAGCACCATCTTCAACCATTTCTGCGGAGGCGAATCCCTCGAAGAAGCCGTTCACGCCGCAGAAGCCCTCGGCCGTTTCGGCGTTGGCGTTGCGCTCGATTATGGTGTGGAAGCCCTCGAAGGCGAAGAAAATTACGATAAGGCGGTCCCCGAGTTCCTCCGTGCCATCCAATACGCAGCCGGCAAACCCTACATCCCGTTCCTCCCCATCAAAGTCACCGGCTTCGCAAGATTCAGCCTGCTCGAAAAAATCCACGCCGGAGAAACCCTCCCGGCCGACGAACAAGCCGAATTCAACCGCGTCCGCGAACGCATCCGCACCATCTGCGCCGCCGCCGCCAAAGCGAAAATCGCCGTGCTCGTAGACGCCGAAGAATCATGGGTACAACAACCGGTAGACGATCTCACGGATGAAATGATGAGCCAGTTCAACAAAGACAACGTATTCGTTTACAATACTTTCCAATTGTACCGGCACGACAGGCTCGAATATCTCAAAAAATCTTTCGACCTCGCCAAAGCCAATGGTTACCTCCTCGGCGCCAAGCTCGTTCGCGGTGCTTACATGGAAAAAGAACGCAAACGCGCGGAAGAACTGAGCTACGAATCGCCCATCCAGCCCAACAAACCTTCCGCAGACGAAGATTACAACGAAGCTCTTACCTTCTGCCTGGACCGCATCGATTCGCTGGGCCTGTTCATCGGCACGCATAACGAAGACAGCTGTATGCTGGCCGCCCGCCTGATGGACGAAAAGAAAATCCCGCATAATTCGCCCCGCGTCAGCTTCTCCCAACTCTACGGGATGAGCGACAACATCACTTTCAACCTCGCCCACGCCGGCTACCGCGTCTCCAAATACCTGCCTTACGGCCCGGTGAAAGACGTAATGCCGTACCTCATCCGCCGCGCACAGGAAAACACTTCCATCGCCGGGCAAATGGGCCGCGAGCTGGGCTTGATCCGTAAAGAGATGAAACGCAGGGGTTTATAA
- the recQ gene encoding DNA helicase RecQ — MQSLFALLKQHFGYTQFRHNQQAIIEHVLNGGDTMVLMPTGGGKSICYQLPALALEGVTIVVSPLIALMKDQVDALRQNGITAAYLNSTQSMSEQQTVMQMMQLGQVKLLYLAPERLIGEANFMQWLATLKVALFAIDEAHCISHWGHDFRQEYLALGQLKDKFPGVPVIALTATADGITKQDILDKLRLRNPAVFENSFNRPNIHYSVRPKKDHYQQLVEYLRQHPDDSGIIYCLSRSGTESLAEDLQSEGFSAAAYHAGLERALREERQDRFLRDDIRIMVATIAFGMGINKSNVRFVVHADLPKNIEGYYQETGRAGRDGLPSEAILFYSAGDVFKMKRFASVDGNEEQSAVMLRKLEQMAGLCETITCRRQYLLRYFGEESPDACGNCDICQGQYEKADGTVAAQKLLSAVYRLQERFGLNYVVDFLRGSAGVREAHQEIKTYGIGKDIGKDQWKQYARELMQLGFLGQSTGEYPLLRLTDTSWSVLRGEVQVQLTAQVAAPQGSAMQSGSSRHTGDIPQPVLLAELKQLRRSLAEKERVPPYIIFSDATLAELCSWLPQSMGELARISGFGEVKLAKYGEPFLEVMLQYCQRHGLQSQMHLKAGKAVKPRKSKPETGNSQRASLQLFQDGMAVEEIAAQRGLAISTVESHLADFIRKGELDIREMVPDSGRLAWILRAVESAGAQGLTRIREQLGDEVGYGEIRAVLNYYYWLQEQA, encoded by the coding sequence ATGCAGTCTTTGTTCGCGCTTCTGAAACAACATTTCGGTTATACGCAATTCCGTCATAATCAGCAGGCTATCATCGAGCACGTGCTGAATGGGGGAGATACGATGGTATTAATGCCTACGGGCGGTGGTAAATCCATTTGCTACCAATTGCCAGCTTTGGCGCTGGAAGGCGTCACCATCGTTGTTTCCCCGCTCATCGCCCTGATGAAAGACCAGGTAGACGCGCTGCGGCAGAACGGGATCACCGCTGCCTATCTCAACTCCACCCAGTCGATGTCGGAACAGCAGACCGTGATGCAGATGATGCAGCTCGGTCAGGTAAAACTGCTGTACCTGGCGCCGGAACGGCTGATCGGCGAAGCCAATTTCATGCAATGGCTCGCCACGCTGAAAGTTGCGCTGTTCGCCATCGACGAAGCGCACTGTATCAGTCACTGGGGCCACGATTTCCGGCAGGAATACCTGGCGCTGGGGCAACTGAAAGACAAATTCCCCGGCGTGCCCGTCATCGCGCTCACCGCCACGGCAGACGGCATCACGAAACAGGACATCCTCGACAAGCTCCGGCTCCGCAACCCCGCCGTATTCGAGAATTCCTTCAACCGGCCGAACATCCACTACAGCGTTCGCCCGAAAAAAGACCATTACCAGCAATTGGTGGAATATCTCCGCCAGCACCCGGACGATAGCGGTATTATTTATTGCCTGTCGCGCTCCGGCACCGAATCGCTCGCGGAAGACCTCCAGTCGGAAGGCTTCTCCGCCGCCGCCTATCACGCCGGCCTCGAACGGGCGCTGCGCGAAGAGCGGCAGGACCGGTTCCTGCGAGACGATATCCGCATCATGGTGGCCACCATCGCCTTCGGCATGGGGATCAACAAAAGCAACGTGCGGTTCGTGGTACATGCAGACCTGCCCAAAAACATCGAAGGATATTACCAGGAAACGGGCCGCGCCGGCCGCGACGGCCTGCCTTCCGAAGCCATACTGTTCTACAGCGCGGGAGACGTTTTCAAGATGAAACGCTTTGCCAGCGTGGATGGCAACGAAGAACAATCGGCTGTGATGCTCCGCAAACTGGAACAAATGGCCGGTCTTTGTGAAACGATCACCTGCCGCAGGCAATACCTCCTGCGGTATTTCGGCGAAGAATCCCCCGACGCATGCGGTAATTGCGACATCTGCCAGGGCCAGTACGAAAAGGCCGACGGCACCGTGGCCGCGCAGAAGCTGCTGAGCGCCGTATACCGCCTCCAGGAAAGGTTCGGGCTGAATTACGTGGTGGATTTCCTGCGCGGGAGCGCCGGCGTCCGCGAAGCGCACCAGGAAATCAAAACTTACGGCATCGGGAAAGACATCGGGAAAGACCAATGGAAACAATATGCCCGCGAGCTCATGCAGTTGGGGTTCCTGGGGCAGTCGACCGGTGAATACCCGCTCCTCCGCCTCACCGATACCAGCTGGAGCGTGCTCCGCGGCGAAGTGCAGGTGCAGTTGACGGCCCAGGTGGCCGCTCCGCAGGGGAGTGCCATGCAATCCGGATCGTCCCGCCATACGGGCGACATTCCGCAGCCCGTGCTGCTGGCCGAACTGAAGCAGTTGCGGCGGAGCCTGGCGGAGAAGGAACGTGTGCCGCCGTACATCATTTTCTCCGACGCCACATTGGCCGAGTTGTGTTCCTGGCTGCCCCAGAGCATGGGGGAACTGGCGCGGATCTCGGGTTTCGGGGAAGTGAAGCTCGCCAAATACGGCGAACCTTTCCTCGAAGTAATGTTGCAATATTGCCAGCGCCACGGCCTCCAGAGCCAGATGCACCTCAAGGCCGGCAAGGCCGTCAAGCCCCGCAAATCGAAGCCCGAAACGGGCAACAGTCAGCGCGCGAGCCTGCAGTTGTTCCAGGACGGCATGGCGGTGGAAGAGATCGCCGCGCAAAGGGGGCTCGCCATTTCCACCGTAGAAAGCCACCTCGCCGATTTTATCCGGAAAGGGGAGCTGGACATCCGGGAAATGGTGCCCGACAGCGGCCGCCTCGCCTGGATCCTCCGGGCCGTCGAAAGCGCCGGGGCGCAGGGGCTTACCCGCATCAGGGAACAACTGGGCGATGAAGTGGGGTACGGCGAAATCCGCGCCGTCCTCAATTATTATTACTGGCTCCAGGAACAGGCCTGA
- a CDS encoding FecR family protein: MKRRRNWQPVALALILVMLISGGVFYYLAGRHQRSSAMLQPGIRYKLYQSRYGERKAIRLPDSTLVILNSRSRLYMPSDYPGRRELVLDGEAFFSVPQGQPLTVWTDKLKTITPGATFRLHSLESQQGAFCYVLSGSAHVRKSYHSPSDNQPEDLVAGQSVLANKMIDLMEKETFELEEQKDCLNNRLVFHNTPLPAALKKMEDWYGVEMEVKGNRSEPSRNITGEYSKETLREMLEALQDSMGFTYRITRDKVVIKF; this comes from the coding sequence ATGAAAAGGCGGCGCAACTGGCAACCTGTTGCCCTCGCGCTGATACTCGTCATGCTCATATCCGGAGGCGTGTTTTACTACCTGGCCGGCCGCCACCAGCGGAGCTCCGCCATGTTGCAGCCCGGCATCCGGTATAAACTCTACCAGAGCCGTTACGGGGAAAGGAAAGCGATACGCCTGCCAGACAGTACGCTGGTCATCCTCAATTCCCGCTCCCGCCTCTACATGCCGTCCGACTATCCCGGCCGCCGGGAGCTGGTGCTCGACGGGGAGGCGTTTTTCTCCGTGCCCCAGGGCCAGCCGCTCACGGTTTGGACAGACAAGCTCAAGACCATCACGCCCGGCGCTACTTTCCGCCTGCATAGCCTCGAATCCCAACAGGGCGCTTTCTGCTACGTGCTCAGCGGCTCCGCACACGTCCGCAAATCATACCACTCCCCTTCCGACAACCAGCCGGAAGACCTGGTGGCGGGCCAAAGCGTGCTCGCCAACAAGATGATCGACCTCATGGAAAAGGAAACTTTCGAGCTGGAAGAGCAGAAAGACTGTCTCAATAATCGCCTCGTGTTCCACAATACTCCGCTGCCTGCGGCGTTAAAGAAGATGGAAGACTGGTATGGTGTGGAGATGGAAGTGAAAGGCAATCGCAGCGAGCCGTCCCGCAACATTACCGGCGAGTACAGCAAAGAAACCCTCCGGGAAATGCTGGAAGCCCTGCAAGACAGTATGGGCTTCACTTACCGGATCACACGTGACAAAGTCGTGATCAAATTCTGA
- a CDS encoding thymidylate synthase, producing the protein MQQYKDLLQHILDHGADKTDRTGTGTRSVFGYQMRFDLQAGFPMLTTKKLHLKSIIYELLWFLQGDTNVRYLQEHGVKIWDEWANAEGDLGPVYGKQWRSWEGANGKTFDQISDVIAQIKKNPDSRRLIVNAWNVADLPDMALSPCHCLFQFYVADGRLSCQLYQRSADVFLGVPFNIASYALLTLMIAQVCGLQPGEFVHSFGDVHLYNNHFDQARLQLEREPFPLPAMKINPEVKDIFSFKFEDFTLENYQSHPHIKAPVAV; encoded by the coding sequence ATGCAACAGTACAAAGACCTTCTTCAACATATTCTCGATCACGGGGCCGACAAAACGGACCGTACCGGCACCGGCACCCGGAGCGTATTCGGTTACCAGATGCGGTTCGATCTGCAGGCCGGTTTCCCCATGCTCACCACCAAGAAACTGCACCTCAAATCCATCATTTACGAACTGCTGTGGTTCCTCCAGGGAGATACGAACGTCCGCTACCTCCAGGAGCACGGGGTCAAAATATGGGACGAATGGGCCAACGCGGAAGGGGACCTCGGCCCGGTATACGGTAAACAATGGCGCAGCTGGGAAGGGGCCAACGGTAAAACGTTCGACCAGATCAGCGACGTCATCGCCCAGATCAAAAAGAACCCCGACTCCCGCCGCCTCATCGTAAACGCCTGGAACGTGGCCGATCTGCCGGATATGGCCCTCAGCCCCTGTCATTGCCTGTTCCAGTTCTACGTGGCAGATGGCAGACTGAGCTGCCAGCTCTACCAGCGCAGTGCCGACGTTTTCCTCGGCGTTCCCTTCAACATCGCGTCTTACGCGCTGCTGACGCTCATGATCGCACAGGTTTGCGGCCTCCAGCCGGGTGAGTTCGTGCACAGCTTCGGAGACGTTCACCTGTACAACAACCACTTCGACCAAGCCCGCCTCCAGCTCGAACGCGAACCGTTCCCCCTGCCGGCGATGAAAATCAACCCGGAAGTGAAAGACATTTTCTCCTTCAAATTTGAAGACTTCACCCTGGAAAATTACCAGTCGCACCCTCACATCAAAGCCCCGGTAGCCGTATGA
- a CDS encoding sugar phosphate isomerase/epimerase family protein, whose protein sequence is MSSSTNRRHFLRQIGLFTAGVTLGPAFLTACNSGGTSGNADSAKADSTGATGTAKDLFFKISLAEWSFHNALFSGKMSNLDFAEKAKKDYGITGVEYVNQFFKDKAKDKNYLADMKKRADDNGVTSVLIMCDGEGELGDLDPKKRTQAVENHYKWVEAAQFLGCHSIRVNAAGHGTADEVKKAAIDGLGRLTDFAKDFNIGVIVENHGGFSSNGIWLSDVMKGVNKPGCGTLPDFGNFCIERSKPKDNTPEAWHATKCIEEYDRYKGVTELMPFAKGVSAKSHDFDANGNETETDYKKMLQIVKAAGYTGYIGIEYEGMKDAEDAGVRKTLELLKRVGMELS, encoded by the coding sequence ATGTCATCATCCACGAACCGCAGACATTTCTTACGCCAGATCGGTTTGTTCACGGCCGGCGTTACCCTCGGGCCCGCATTCCTCACCGCCTGCAACAGCGGAGGTACCTCCGGCAATGCAGACTCTGCAAAAGCAGACAGCACCGGCGCCACCGGCACGGCGAAAGATCTCTTCTTCAAGATTTCCCTCGCAGAATGGAGCTTCCACAACGCCCTGTTTTCCGGTAAAATGTCTAACCTCGACTTCGCCGAAAAAGCGAAAAAAGATTACGGCATCACCGGCGTGGAATACGTGAACCAGTTCTTTAAAGACAAAGCCAAAGACAAAAACTATCTGGCCGATATGAAGAAACGGGCAGACGACAACGGCGTTACCTCCGTGCTCATCATGTGCGACGGCGAAGGCGAATTGGGCGACCTCGATCCCAAGAAACGCACGCAAGCCGTGGAGAACCACTACAAATGGGTGGAAGCCGCACAGTTCCTCGGTTGCCATTCCATCCGCGTGAACGCGGCCGGCCACGGCACGGCAGATGAAGTGAAGAAAGCCGCCATCGACGGCCTCGGCCGCCTCACCGATTTCGCGAAAGATTTCAACATCGGCGTGATTGTGGAAAACCACGGCGGATTCTCCTCCAACGGCATCTGGCTGAGCGACGTGATGAAAGGCGTGAACAAACCGGGTTGCGGCACTTTGCCCGACTTCGGCAACTTCTGTATCGAGCGGTCCAAACCCAAAGACAATACCCCCGAAGCATGGCACGCCACCAAGTGCATCGAAGAATACGACCGCTACAAAGGCGTAACCGAACTGATGCCCTTCGCCAAAGGCGTTAGTGCCAAAAGCCATGATTTTGATGCCAATGGCAACGAAACGGAAACGGATTACAAAAAAATGCTGCAAATTGTCAAAGCAGCAGGATATACCGGTTACATCGGCATAGAATATGAAGGAATGAAAGACGCGGAAGACGCGGGCGTGCGCAAAACGCTCGAACTGCTGAAACGCGTGGGCATGGAACTGAGCTGA
- a CDS encoding RagB/SusD family nutrient uptake outer membrane protein, whose protein sequence is MKKHLIILLGSLIGLAACQKGEIPNLNSPIVDDAIRNGTKVKLDNLMVGLESGTRNSLATYYDAIGLIGREIYRMSASEPRYTKELMGDGTLDNNTFYITNPWAARYRVVRQGNIIQDVVANATYLSDAQKKGYTGYTKTIMAYQLLMNLNMTYTNGIRTDVKDPNNIGPIKGYPESLADIAALLDQGKADLTGAEIAFPVTIGTNINAASLLKFNRAIAARVAIYRQQWAAALTALNESFFDLNGPFDNGYYHSFSNKSGDQLNPLFLPQNTTSGEFRVATPYYAADIKPGDDRIGKATLRTEPATQLGLVGNRDVWIHKGNEAPVYIIRNEELILIYAEAKIQLSQIPDAIVALNVIRDEHNLTPYAGGITQAALITELLYNRRYSLFGEGHRWIDMRRYNKLGELPNPRPNDKVWDKFPVPLTEGN, encoded by the coding sequence ATGAAAAAGCATCTGATCATATTGTTGGGATCGCTCATCGGCCTGGCGGCCTGCCAGAAGGGCGAAATCCCCAACCTTAACAGTCCCATCGTAGACGACGCCATCCGGAACGGCACCAAGGTGAAACTCGACAACCTCATGGTAGGCCTGGAATCGGGTACGCGGAACAGTCTTGCCACCTACTACGACGCCATCGGCCTCATCGGCCGTGAAATCTACCGCATGTCGGCCTCCGAGCCCCGGTACACCAAAGAACTGATGGGCGACGGTACGCTCGACAACAACACGTTCTACATTACCAACCCCTGGGCCGCCCGTTACCGCGTGGTGCGCCAGGGAAACATCATCCAGGATGTAGTCGCCAATGCCACGTACCTGTCAGACGCGCAGAAGAAAGGCTATACCGGTTACACCAAAACCATCATGGCTTACCAGTTGCTCATGAACCTGAACATGACGTATACGAACGGTATCCGGACGGATGTGAAAGACCCGAACAACATCGGGCCCATCAAGGGATACCCGGAATCGCTGGCGGATATTGCGGCTTTGCTCGACCAGGGCAAGGCTGACCTGACCGGCGCCGAGATCGCGTTCCCGGTTACGATCGGCACCAACATCAACGCCGCGAGCCTCCTCAAGTTCAATCGTGCCATTGCGGCCAGGGTGGCCATTTACAGGCAACAGTGGGCAGCGGCGCTGACAGCATTGAACGAGTCGTTTTTCGATCTGAACGGTCCGTTCGACAATGGGTACTACCATTCCTTCAGCAACAAATCCGGCGACCAGCTCAACCCGCTCTTCCTGCCGCAGAACACGACTTCCGGCGAATTCAGGGTGGCTACGCCCTATTACGCGGCCGACATCAAACCCGGCGACGACCGTATCGGGAAAGCCACGCTGCGCACCGAGCCGGCCACCCAGCTGGGCCTCGTCGGCAACCGCGACGTATGGATCCACAAAGGCAACGAAGCGCCGGTGTACATCATCCGCAACGAGGAACTGATCCTGATCTACGCCGAAGCGAAAATCCAGCTGAGCCAGATCCCCGATGCCATCGTAGCCCTTAACGTTATCCGGGACGAGCATAACCTGACGCCATATGCAGGTGGCATCACCCAGGCGGCGCTCATCACCGAGCTACTTTACAACCGCCGGTATTCGCTCTTCGGCGAAGGCCACAGGTGGATAGATATGCGCCGGTACAACAAACTGGGCGAGCTGCCCAATCCCCGCCCGAACGATAAAGTGTGGGACAAATTTCCCGTTCCGCTGACGGAAGGGAATTGA
- a CDS encoding SusC/RagA family TonB-linked outer membrane protein, producing the protein MHFLKQCTWLLLLLCSAISAQAQQRVSGRVTDNAGNGLPGVTVRIQHTNRGTVSDVQGRFAIDAPAGSTLVFSFTGYKTVSQAASGSAMAITLEEDFANLDEVVITGLATSVKRSNLANAVATISAKELYGMAPAQTFDAALSGKIPGALITANSGAPGGGMSVKMRGVTSIFSNSQPLYVVDGIFISNVSVPASLNIITAASRAGNEQYQDNPSSRVADINPDDIENIEILKGASAAAIYGSKAAAGVIIITTKKGQAGRTIVKARQDVGWTQARKLLGMRHFTEQTAFDKGGAAARDAFIAARNAGKLYDHEKEMYGEKGLLLNTNVSVSGGDERTGVFFSANRKDEDGIIKNTGYSNNSLRLNVDHKLNNRISVGLRATYMKTSSDRGLTNNDNNSISYGVALSAAPEYVPLLPDANGNYPILVGAQNPIETRDKMRNNETVNRVITGGEIKVLLQESPKSNTRLIVRGGVDFFHLKTEAIFPRSLPFMKDNLEGASIQGNTSNLNSNLAGILVNQFAANNKLNFTTSLGATLETNYLDLILATATNTTPLQTNVDMAANAALQQFRTKYRDNGIFIQEDLLIMDAITLGVGLRLDRSTNNGDWKKYYALPKASASWNIAKMPFWKMQLINSLKLRAAYGQSGNVAPYGARFLAALPSNIGGNGGVLVDNQLGNPDIKQEKQTEFEAGVDVSFLNGRLTLEATYYNKNIFDLLIRRNLQPSTGFTAQWLNAGDLKNTGIEIGIGALPVNKKNFRWNTHVNFWKNKSKITKLLIPPFPMGAFGNSLGNFYIEEGKSATQIIGTIGIGKGTAVLGNSEPDFQLSTLNEFNFLQRFSFRFMLHWKKGGDNINLTQLLNDLNQTSPDYDDDKNGNGIKDGDDRNEAFGKGFAAGFVQDASYVRIREMGLYYDVPIPRNKYITGVNIGASLNNWITWTKYDSYDPESSNFGSNTISTATSRGSNGLSSGVEVMPYPASKRATFHVNVTF; encoded by the coding sequence ATGCATTTCCTTAAACAATGTACCTGGCTGCTCCTCCTGCTTTGCAGCGCGATTTCCGCGCAAGCCCAGCAGCGTGTAAGCGGCCGCGTTACGGACAATGCGGGCAATGGACTGCCCGGTGTTACCGTCCGTATCCAGCATACCAACCGCGGGACCGTTTCCGACGTACAGGGCCGCTTCGCCATCGATGCGCCGGCCGGCAGCACGCTCGTATTTTCCTTCACGGGATACAAAACCGTTTCGCAGGCGGCCTCCGGCAGCGCCATGGCCATTACGCTCGAAGAAGACTTCGCCAACCTCGACGAAGTAGTGATCACCGGCCTGGCCACCAGCGTAAAGCGTAGCAACCTCGCCAACGCCGTGGCCACCATTTCCGCGAAAGAACTTTACGGCATGGCGCCCGCCCAAACCTTCGACGCCGCTTTGAGCGGTAAGATCCCCGGAGCACTGATCACCGCCAACTCCGGCGCGCCCGGCGGCGGGATGTCCGTTAAAATGCGCGGGGTAACGTCTATCTTCTCCAACAGCCAGCCGCTGTATGTGGTAGACGGGATTTTCATCAGCAACGTCTCCGTTCCCGCGAGCCTCAACATTATCACGGCCGCTTCCCGCGCGGGGAACGAGCAATACCAGGATAACCCCTCCAGCCGTGTGGCCGACATCAACCCGGACGATATCGAGAATATCGAAATACTGAAAGGCGCTTCGGCCGCCGCCATTTACGGCTCCAAAGCCGCGGCAGGCGTGATCATCATCACCACCAAAAAAGGACAGGCCGGCCGCACGATCGTGAAGGCGCGCCAGGACGTGGGGTGGACGCAGGCCCGGAAGCTCCTCGGCATGCGGCATTTCACCGAACAGACCGCTTTCGATAAAGGCGGCGCGGCGGCCAGGGATGCTTTCATCGCCGCCAGGAACGCCGGCAAGCTGTACGATCACGAAAAAGAAATGTACGGCGAAAAAGGCCTCCTGCTCAATACGAACGTGAGCGTTTCCGGTGGGGACGAACGCACCGGGGTCTTCTTCTCCGCCAACCGAAAAGACGAAGACGGCATCATCAAAAACACCGGCTATTCCAACAATTCGCTGCGGCTGAACGTAGACCACAAGCTCAACAACCGCATTTCCGTTGGGTTGCGCGCCACGTACATGAAAACCTCCTCCGACCGCGGGCTCACCAATAACGACAACAACTCCATCAGCTACGGCGTTGCCCTTTCCGCCGCGCCGGAATACGTGCCCCTGTTGCCCGACGCCAACGGCAACTACCCGATCCTCGTGGGCGCACAGAACCCCATCGAAACGCGGGATAAAATGCGGAACAACGAAACCGTCAACCGTGTGATCACCGGCGGCGAAATCAAGGTATTGCTGCAGGAAAGCCCCAAAAGCAATACCCGCCTCATCGTTCGCGGCGGGGTCGATTTCTTCCATTTGAAAACGGAAGCCATCTTCCCGCGGTCCCTGCCTTTCATGAAAGACAACCTCGAAGGCGCCTCCATCCAGGGGAATACGAGCAACCTCAATTCCAACCTGGCCGGCATCCTCGTGAACCAGTTCGCCGCTAACAACAAGCTGAACTTCACGACTTCGCTCGGCGCTACGCTGGAAACCAATTACCTCGACCTCATCCTGGCCACGGCCACCAATACCACGCCGCTGCAAACCAACGTAGACATGGCCGCCAACGCCGCTTTACAGCAGTTCCGGACCAAGTACCGCGACAACGGTATTTTCATCCAGGAAGACCTGCTGATCATGGACGCCATTACCCTCGGCGTGGGCTTGCGGCTCGACCGTTCTACCAATAACGGCGACTGGAAAAAATACTACGCATTGCCCAAGGCGTCTGCCTCCTGGAACATCGCGAAGATGCCTTTCTGGAAGATGCAACTCATCAACAGCCTGAAGCTCCGTGCGGCCTATGGCCAGTCGGGCAACGTAGCGCCTTACGGTGCGCGGTTCCTGGCGGCTTTGCCCAGCAATATCGGCGGAAACGGCGGTGTGCTGGTCGACAACCAGCTGGGGAACCCCGACATCAAGCAGGAAAAACAGACCGAATTCGAAGCCGGTGTGGACGTGAGCTTCCTCAACGGCAGACTGACGCTGGAGGCCACCTATTACAACAAAAACATCTTCGACCTCCTCATCCGCCGGAACCTCCAGCCCTCTACCGGATTCACGGCACAGTGGCTGAATGCGGGCGACCTCAAGAACACCGGTATCGAAATCGGGATCGGCGCCCTCCCCGTCAACAAGAAGAATTTCCGCTGGAACACCCATGTCAATTTCTGGAAAAACAAGTCGAAGATCACCAAGCTGCTGATCCCGCCGTTCCCCATGGGCGCATTCGGCAACTCGCTGGGCAACTTCTATATCGAAGAAGGCAAATCCGCCACCCAGATCATCGGTACCATCGGCATCGGCAAAGGGACCGCCGTGCTGGGGAATTCGGAACCCGACTTCCAGCTGAGCACGCTCAACGAATTCAATTTCCTGCAGCGTTTCAGCTTCCGGTTCATGCTGCACTGGAAGAAAGGTGGAGACAACATCAACCTCACCCAGCTGCTGAACGATCTGAACCAGACTTCGCCCGATTATGACGACGATAAGAACGGCAACGGCATCAAGGATGGGGACGACCGCAATGAGGCTTTCGGAAAGGGCTTTGCCGCCGGCTTCGTGCAGGACGCGTCTTACGTGCGCATCCGTGAAATGGGGCTGTATTACGACGTGCCCATCCCGCGGAACAAATACATTACCGGCGTGAACATCGGTGCGTCGCTGAACAACTGGATCACCTGGACCAAGTACGACAGCTACGATCCGGAATCTTCCAACTTCGGTTCCAACACCATTTCCACCGCTACCTCGAGAGGCAGTAACGGCCTTTCCTCCGGCGTGGAAGTAATGCCTTACCCGGCATCGAAGCGCGCCACTTTCCACGTGAACGTAACGTTCTGA